A segment of the Mercurialis annua linkage group LG4, ddMerAnnu1.2, whole genome shotgun sequence genome:
AAAATTAGTGTTTGGACAGAGGTAATACAGCAATCTTGCCAATTCATAGCATTCAAATCTGCGATTACTTCTTCAACGCTTATAAACGCATCGCATGACGAGGATTTTGATGTTGATGATGATGAATTTTCTCCCAAAGTAGAGCGTGAGAGACTCACCAGATCGATAGAGTCTACTGCTTCTGTTACTGCTTTCTGTAACAttacataaaaatcaaattgattaaGGTCAGATTCTGTTTGGCTGCTGAGAAAATTAATTAGATGTATTTTACCTTCATTTTCCTAgcaaccaaacaaaaaaaaagggaTAGAGAGAAAGAGAGCGATCAGAACCTTGAGTTGTTTAGTCATTTTCTTGAAACCGTGCATGCAGATGATCTGTTGATTCAACAAAGACAAAGAAATTGATCAACagtttgtaaattaaaattaatttctgaGCTAAAAGTAGAATTGAATcaattgagaaattaaaagagaaattgtGATAATTACCTGATTGAGAAAATGAATGTTGAGGTTAATTTGCTTCTGTGAGTTGAAAAAATCGAGGTAAGATTCCAGAGAGATCGTCTCTTTTTTCGATTTCATGATTTTGCAGAAATACTTTTTTCGTGTTCTTGCTTCTACGCTTTTAACTAGTAGGCTGCTTCAGCATTTATAGTACTCCAGGAGTGTATGTGAATCAGATTTTCTTGTTCAAGTTTTggaaaaattgaacttttaattAGGTGTCTAGTTTTGAGAATCTTTTCTTTTAATATctaacatatttaaaaaaaaactatagaaaattttaaacttatttatgttttaatttattataaaaatgaaaaagaaatctttatattttttttgatgaataaataataaaagataagaaatctttatatttacataaattatatattggaaaaagaaaatgatagGATAAAACACACATTTAGTTTCTTGTAGTTTcactaaattttgtttttaatagaatacataacttatatattttttatgtcctattttaaaagtcttattatcaattttataatgtCACTTAAGAAATTTTATAATTCTAatacacgtttgacttaaaattttatttttactccttttcttattttaatgattgaaaCAATTCATAAGACAATTAATAACTCAAtagaatttaaatgtaattaataaGAGTAAATTATAAAGTGTAAAATatgaatttctattttttaaactttgtgtaaactaaatttaaatggGAGAAGTACACCATTcgtttttttaaatgtatttataaaaaagcataaaatttaaatgattaattgttatatttgatcattcaaatattttttactttttatttataaaattattgtattAAAAAAACACTACAACACTGGAAAACATCAAAATGTATAAAGTGTAAAATatgaatttctattttttaatctttgtgtaaattgaatttaaatggGAGAAGTACaccatttgtttttaaaatgtgtttataAAAACactgtaaaattttaatatggctaattgttatattttatcattcaaatgttttttactttttatttattaaattattgtatTAAAAAACACTACAACACCGgaaaacatcaaaaatataCCGCTGGAGTTCAGCGATCGGCTGCTAAAAATTGATCAGAATATTTTTTAACTGGCAATGGTCAACAAACAAATCGCGTATTATGCTCACTGCTGAATTTTTGGTGTCTTTGATtctttaggtttttttttattttgtttgactGTTATGTATGAATGTTTTccaagtgtttattaaatgtatCTTCAAATTTTTTTCTGTTGTTTTATTGTTGTATTTTTTAGTGTTTTCCGGTGTATTTTTgaacaaatttattataaaatcagtAGTAGACGTTGAAATCAGACAACACATGTTAAATAGTTTGTTTTATGTTAGAtcattgaatttaatttttaaatttcttacaaatggaagtatatttttattttgttttatgaaatttaacgtattaaaaaaacaaaaaaaaagaggcATCCGAGAGTGACCACTTTCCTATTTAAGGA
Coding sequences within it:
- the LOC126676622 gene encoding uncharacterized protein LOC126676622, whose protein sequence is MKSKKETISLESYLDFFNSQKQINLNIHFLNQIICMHGFKKMTKQLKKAVTEAVDSIDLVSLSRSTLGENSSSSTSKSSSCDAFISVEEVIADLNAMNWQDCCITSVQTLIFSSENNSRSSNDDLVDDSAVAALNCGSKKRKRTANKVVAGGSVSNSALISFGSC